A single region of the Ricinus communis isolate WT05 ecotype wild-type unplaced genomic scaffold, ASM1957865v1 Ctg27, whole genome shotgun sequence genome encodes:
- the LOC125368982 gene encoding uncharacterized protein LOC125368982, with protein sequence MGKDYYGFCIGFTQEPAGYDSIRVSPMRGVLRFGKKGKLAPRYVGPFEIIGRIGDVAYKLDLPPNFSHVHPVFHISMLRKYISDPSYVLQPQNVEVGEDLTYEEQPVRIVDTQVRQLRSKIISMVKVLWRNHLYEECTQKPAEMRSLYPHLFQS encoded by the exons atgggaaaggattactatggattttgtatcGGGTTTACCCAAGAACCTGCTGGTTATGACTCCATCCGG GTGTCTCCTATGCGTGGTGTATTGCGGTTTGGCAAGAAGGGCAAATTGGCACCTCGTTATGTGGGACCCTTTGAGATTATTGGCAGAATTGGAGATGTGGCATACAAACTAGACTTGCCACCGAACTTCTCGCACGTGCATCCGGTATTCCACATATCGATGTTAAGAAAGTATATTTCAGACCCTTCGTATGTGTTACAACCACAAAATGTGGAAGTTGGTGAAGATTTGACTTACGAGGAGCAGCCAGTCAGGATCGTGGATACTCAAGTTCGCCAGCTGCGCTCTAAAATTATTTCGATGGTCAAAGTTTTGTGGCGGAATCATTTGTATGAAGAGTGCACACAGAAACCGGCGGAAATGAGAAGCCTCTACCCTCATTTATTTCAATCCTAA